In the Sus scrofa isolate TJ Tabasco breed Duroc chromosome 7, Sscrofa11.1, whole genome shotgun sequence genome, one interval contains:
- the FOXF2 gene encoding forkhead box protein F2, with protein sequence MTSEGGPPPPPPRPPPAPLRRACSPAPGALQAALMSPPPAAAAALEAASSSASASASASCASAGAPPAACKSAGGGGGGAGAGGGGAKKASSGLRRPEKPPYSYIALIVMAIQSSPAKRLTLSEIYQFLQARFPFFRGAYQGWKNSVRHNLSLNECFIKLPKGLGRPGKGHYWTIDPASEFMFEEGSFRRRPRGFRRKCQALKPMYHRVVSGLGFGASLLPQGFDFQAPPSAPLGCHAQGGYGGLDMMPAGYDAGAGAPGHAHPHHHHHHVPHMSPNPGSTYMASCPVPAGPGGVGAAGGGGGGDYGPDSSSSPVPSSPAMASAIECHSPYTSPAAHWSSPGASPYLKQPPALTPGSNPAASAGLHTSMSSYSLEQSYLHQNAREDLPVGLPRYQHHPAPVCDRKDFVLNFNGISSFHPSASGAYYHHHHHQSVCQDIKPCVM encoded by the exons ATGACCTCCGAGGgcgggccgccgccgcccccgccgcgccCGCCGCCGGCCCCGCTCCGCCGCGCGTGCAGCCCGGCCCCCGGCGCGCTGCAGGCCGCCCTGATgagcccgccgcccgccgccgccgccgcgctggAGGCCGCCTCGTCCTCGGCGTCCGCGTCGGCATCCGCCTCCTGCGCCTCGGCCGGCGCGCCCCCGGCCGCCTGCAAgagcgcgggcggcggcggcggcggcgcgggcgcgggcggcgggggcgCCAAGAAGGCGAGCTCGGGGCTGCGGCGGCCCGAGAAGCCGCCCTACTCGTACATCGCGCTCATCGTCATGGCCATCCAGAGCTCGCCCGCCAAGCGCCTGACGCTCAGCGAGATCTACCAGTTCCTGCAGGCGCGCTTCCCCTTCTTCCGCGGCGCCTACCAGGGCTGGAAGAACTCCGTGCGCCACAACCTCTCGCTCAACGAGTGCTTCATCAAGCTGCCCAAGGGCCTGGGGCGGCCGGGCAAGGGCCACTACTGGACCATCGACCCGGCCAGCGAGTTCATGTTCGAGGAGGGCTCGTTCCGCCGCCGGCCGCGCGGCTTCAGGCGGAAGTGCCAGGCGCTCAAGCCCATGTACCACCGCGTGGTGAGCGGCCTGGGCTTCGGGGCCTCGCTGCTGCCGCAGGGCTTCGACTTCCAGGCGCCCCCGTCGGCGCCGCTCGGCTGCCACGCGCAGGGCGGCTACGGCGGCCTCGACATGATGCCCGCGGGCTACGACGCGGGCGCCGGCGCCCCGGGCCACGCGCAcccgcaccaccaccaccaccacgtcCCGCACATGTCGCCCAACCCGGGCTCCACCTACATGGCCAGCTGCCCTGTGCCCGCCGGGCCCGGGGGCGTGGgcgcggcgggcggcggcggcggcggggactACGGCCcggacagcagcagcagccccgtGCCCTCGTCGCCGGCCATGGCGAGCGCCATCGAGTGCCACTCGCCCTACACGAGCCCCGCGGCGCACTGGAGCTCGCCCGGCGCCTCGCCTTACCTCAAGCAGCCGCCCGCCCTGACGCCGGGCAGCAACCCCGCGGCCTCGGCGGGCCTGCACACCAGCATGTCCTCGTACTCGCTGGAGCAGAGCTACTTGCACCAGAACGCCCGCGAGGATCTCCCAG TGGGCCTGCCGCGGTACCAGCACCACCCGGCGCCGGTGTGCGACAGAAAAGACTTCGTCCTCAACTTCAACGGCATTTCTTCCTTCCACCCCTCCGCCAGCGGGGcctactaccaccaccaccaccaccagagcGTCTGCCAGGACATCAAGCCCTGTGTCATGTGA